TTATACTTTATGCTTCCCACTCCTTCATATTACCTACACAGCAACatgaacatgaaaaatgtacacaaatgtaCCTACCTGggcgttttgttttttgattgggTGGTTATTTCTATTTTGGCTTTGGGGCCACTGCTTTTGGGGCCTCTGCTTTTGGGGCCTCTGCTTTTGGGGCTTCTGCTTTTGGGGCCTCTGCTTTTGGGGCTTCTGCTTTTGGGGCCACTGCTTTTGGGGCTTCTGCTTTTGGGGCCTCTGCTTTTGGGGCTTCTGCTTTTGGGGCTTCTTGTTTGGCGGGTTCTGGAATTGGGTTTCCACACAGTTTCCTGAAATGAATAACAATTAATTTTTGTCACCATTTCTGATTTCTAAGAACTCTAATTTCAAGTGTAGCACAACATTCtttacattcttttttacaCACTTTGAGGAACCTTGTGTGATAACCAGTGTTGTGTAAACGCCATTTAtccacctttttaaaatgaggcaGAGGGTTTACTCACCTATTTTCCGTTTGAGCGTTGCTTAACAACTTACATTCGTAGTAAACTCAATGCAAAAGATGTGGCTTTTAGAAAAACTAGGGAGGAAACTATGCTTACCATTAGCTAAGGATGACTCCGCTGTTGTCATCACTGGGTAATGGTAAGCCTGATTAGTTCTGtagcagtttattttgtttcatacaAATGTGTACCATTCTTGGTTTGCATTAGTTTCAGAGGCTGTTCAAACTAATTTTACTGATTATTTGTTGTAATGCTAAtgataatttcacttttttacgATAAAAATTGTGTTACTGACAGAAACATAGAAAatcataaagaaataaaatattaattgtttaatcATTCTATTGTCAGTCATTGAACAGTTATGAACAGAATTTAAGTGAATTGATACTAACTTTTTTTTGATACTAATGCTTTAATGGGAAAcaaattttacattaatttatatttataagtGTCTGTATTGATCTGAAGAGGGGATTTATGCCAGTCCTGAGGACAATAGTGATTAAATTGACCATTTTTAGTCTGTTGTCTTGGTCAAattagcatttctttttttttcttgatctgaATGTGTTTCAGATTTGGGAATGTCAGCAATGTTGCCAGACATCTGAATTAattgccctttaaaaaaaaacctattcaaAACTACATCTTCAATTGACTCCCACAATTCGCATGCCTCCTTTTAAAATCCCACACCTGTCATTGACTCCCATACATTTTCACTGTGAACTTCCTCCATGAATTCTTTAAATTCCCCTACATTTTGGGGTTAACTCCCACTCTGGCAACCCTGAACATCACTTGGAATATTCAAAGCTAGAAACAATCCCAAGCTGATGGGCCAAGGGAGTGGATCCTCATGATTGTGTATAGTCCAGAGCCCCAGATTAAGACTGTATACTACTTACATGCCCTCTGCTGAATCCTTCTTCACAAAGTCACAAACTTTGCTCTTCTGCTCCAGTTGCTTTTCGAGGTCAGCAATCTCCTTGGACCAGCTGGCCTTTTCCTTCACAAGTTTATCTAGATGAGGCATTAATTAAACACATTAGaccatttgctttgtttgttagatgcccttatccagggcaacttgCTAAACCTGCTAAACCTAACTACTAACCACCTAATTGCATGCAGTGATCTTCTTTGGgcataataaatgcaataaatacagtaccaaaataaaacaaaaatgaattaaaaaaattagaaGTTGTGTTAAACAAGTACTAATCATTTCAAATTCCTATATGTGTTagtatttttctaaataaaatgaatatattcatgcaaagaaaacagttttttggctGGCATACTATTTCAAATTGCTGATGGTCACATAATAGCATGaccacttgtggtcaagaaaagaactacatttttacagatgaaaaGAACTACATTTTTACAGATGCAAATGGGTccaagaaacaacaacagaagaaagggtACCGATAAAAGTTTTGAGTACTAATCTTCTTCAAGCATGGtgtttttataatatatatatctatatatatatatatatatatatatatatataggactgtatatacacaatgtatatacacacacacacacacacataaaagctAGAgctaaaaaaagtgttttaccAGATTTCATGTCCTTCTCTGTAGCAACAGTTTcatctttaatttttttctacaaacaacaacagagagagagagagagatgaatttCATGTTAAAGTGAGTGTTTAGTGACCTCCTGCAGGCAGAACcagaatataaatacaataaaagaaTGTTTGGATTTTCATTCGTTCCAGTTTCTCTGCAATCCACACCACCACATTTAggcaaaaaagaacaagaataaGGGAGAAACAATAGACAAGAAGCACAAAGGTCTTGTTATGCCCATAAACAAACATGTATGTCACCACTTCCTCATTACTGAAAGCAGTATTAACAGTCTTGATCCTTTACTTGACTGCCATGCAAGGAATGGGTGTCCATAGAGCCCGACAGTTCTCATTTTACTGCATCCTACACCTGGCTACCTTCCGTTTCCATGCCACCTTTATGTGCTTCCTCTCTCTAGCTTCTCAGCACTTATATTAGTAAATTTGTATGGTCTTCAGAGTGTTGTTAGCCCGGCCTATATCACTGCACataattgtcattattttcttttggatGCACTTATGCTCCTTGCATTGTAAGTTACTGGGTACAAAGCATGTGCTAAATGAATAATGGTATGTTCACTGCAACTGTCAACTCCTCTTTTATGTCCTTGGttctatatacatttttttctacttcCACACTTTTATTTACCACTGGGGTGCGCAACTCCAGGCCTGGATtgttggtctgtgtgctggtttttgtttcaaacagttaacttagttttctgacagctctataaactgtGCTGGGTCACTACTCTACTTGAACACAGTAAAATCTGATACATttgcagtctgcggctgtagctggtgcttatacaaaacaaatgtcagatcaagatatgatttaACTATTTAAATATCTAACAGCAGATgctggcacaaaatcctgaaatggatcagcCCTTGTAGTACACCCCTGACTTACCTTACTCTTGCCCCCTcaaccctcctccacccctcatatctgtacccctctcccctcctcaccaAATCATTCTGGCAAGCTTGCAGTTCAGCATTTTTCTCCTTGGCTTCAGTCTGACCAGTGTTTAGAGCCAAGTTCAATGCTTCCAGCTCCTTGGTGCCCTCATCCAGGCTCTTCTGCAGCTTCTCCGCCTCACTTTGGTACTCTCCCAGCACATCATGTGTCACTCGAACCTTTATGTCCATGAAGGTGGCTTTCTTAACGATATTCTCCTCCTCATTCCTCTTCAAGTACATGAACACTGCCAAAGTTATGCTGATCGTCACAGAAATTACTATTATCACAGCAGACACCTTCATGATGATATGAACCACAAAGTTCAGATGGGCCCCCGAAGCGTTCGCAAGTGCCCCCCCTCTattcctcccctctcctgtctACCTGTCGTCCACTTCCTTCTTCCTGGATGACGAGGATCGTTGTCTAAATTTGTATTTTCTCCTCTGCCGTTCTACCGCGTTCTGTTTCCGTTAAACGTATTCTGGCTCTTATATCCACGAGTTTTCGTCTCGGACGTTTTCTCTCAGATGCAGATAGATTCTTAGTTCTTTCCTTCTCCTGGTCTGCCGAAGAATGAATGGTTCATTGAAAGTGGTTTCTCGACCAACCTGTTGCAGCCTCCGCCCTCCAAACCCAGTCAAGCAACAAAGCACACTAATACCTGCGAATGTGTAATGAGTGGATTCCCTCAGATATCACCGCCATTAAATATCAAATACTTATTTAACATATTTAGTCACAAGAGTTCGCAGAACAAGATATTTAGCTTTGCTTTAATACTGAAAAACGTTTTAAGTTTGATTAGACACGTTAATAGATTTCCGTGCATTTacctaaaaatatttatttgtttaagtaGTAAGCTACTGTATAATTTtctattgtattgtatttttcgtatttctttaattttgcGGGGAGATGATATTAGTATTATATGAAAACAGGGGGCAATGACTACACAAAGCAGAAATGTTGCCGaccttttttaaaagcataaacGGGTATTTATGGCAGGGGATTGTTGCGTTCAAATGTAGTTAAACAGAAGCTAATAAATAGCCTTCAGTTGGTTATTTGCAAGCATTGTCCTAAAATtgtaaatacatatacattgatgaattttttaaaagtgcgtTTGCCTTGTAGTCTGGTGCCTTTTGTCTATTTTTCAAAAGTAGCCATAATAGATACAGTAATTTCGTGTGGAAGTGTTTCTTCTCTACTCCCACGTTTCATACTGTAACCTATTCGACAGTGGACATAGATATGAATAAGCGTTCctgatttttacattgttttctgATGGAAGATTCCCGAAACCGGGTTGTGGTTGGGGTTACAGAGAAACTAAAGAGAATGAGAATtgtaaccattttttaaatgcaattgcaATCTGGTTCATCCTGCCAAACTACTTCTGCCAGCACGAGCTCACTATACACTCTGGAAATAATTAAGCTGCTGGCTGTAGTGTCAGTTCACCTTGGTTTCCACTTGAAATCCCCCCTGGCAATACTGTATGCGCTTcaaagtgaatgaataaataatttttttgttggtaaaataataacaagTTCTGATTAAAtctatgattttttattttctgtggttATGGGGGGAACCAGGAAAAGAGAGCATCTCTCCATACgcattctctctccttctctctctctctctctctctctctctctctctctcaatcacacacacacctctcaacCTGTAAAACAGGAAAAGTTGCTAGATCTGAGGCAATGAATTGAAAGAAGGACAGAGAGCCTGAGTGCagggaagagaaagggagacatgATTGTTtgttgagagagggagaaaaagagaaaactatCCTCGcgccacacacacgcgccaTCCTAATTCACATGTGGCACGATGCGGGCTGTCTCTGCGCTGGTGCTCCTCTGTGTCGGTGTCTTGGTGGTGTCGTCGATCCAGTCCATTCGGCAGGAGCTGTCTATACAGGCACTCAGGGACCACATAGAGAAAGCAGGCAGCCAGGTGCGTAAATACGAGGACGCGATCGTCCAGGCAAAGCTGAAGATCCAGGAAGTCAACGGCCACCTCTCTCCTATCAACTCCAAGAAAGCCGAGCTGGCAAAGAAGAATCAGGATATGGGCAAAGCTGGGGCCTTGGTTCTGAAGGATATCCAGGAATGCCAGACTCAGAAGGTACAGCGTTTTTACACACAATTATCCTCATTTCCCTCCCAGCATTCCGGCATCTCAGTATTCAGTCTGTAGTATTTTCGAGGATATAAAGAGGTATGTTTAATCAAAAGTCAATGGAAACAACCATAGTAAAACAAAATAGTAATTGAGgttgtgtggtgtttgtttCTCTGAGTCATGGAGTAAGATACATTTGTCACCATTAATTGATGAGTgttgaatgacaaaaaatgaataatacaatataataatgGTAAGACATTGAGTTGCATCTCAAACATATTGAACTTGGACTGTTTCACAGGGCTTATAGTGACTACTTTATTAATGATTGCTTCAAATTCTTTTTCATAAAACCTTAGCTCACTGCTACCAAAAATATGACATCCAGTTTCCTAGATTGATGAGAATTATGTGGCACAGACCTGTCTAACATGTGTTTTATGTTATTCTGTATAGTCTGTCATAAGACAGGATAAACAAAGTTTCTGAAGCCTTGAAACAGCTCATTGCAGCTTCCTATTATTTAACAGTTTCACCTTGCACACTGACTTAATTTTGTCTTGCCAAATGTATGATTGCTATAATCACAATCAAGGTCTCTTTTTCACCCCACCACTCTTTCTGTCAATCCTCGATTCTTTTCTTAATTCTCCCCTGAAGACGGAGGCTGAGAGTTTGATGCATGATGCTTTTGAAAATCTCGAGAACTCAAAAGGTAAGGTGTCCTAACCAGGGCTTAAAGTACCCAAGCAAGGCAATTAAGCATAACCACTCTGCCCTTCTGCTGTTCCTTTGGACCAATCCAGCCCCATGGATACACCTGTAACTTCATTCCActttcattcataaaacatcCTCAGGACCACTTGACTGGTAAATCCAGCTGAGGCACTTGATCTTCTTGTAATGATGCACCCTGATCCACAAAATAAGACCCCAAAAAACAAGCCAGGAGACCCCCAGGGTGACGAATAATTGTCATtacagcctggggggggggggggggggggggtatcaaCAGGACACATCCACACATCATTGCTTAATAACTACTCAGCAGGTGCTGTTCAGCCCTCTGTCACAGTAACTGTGGGACCTCTGCTGGTGCATCTTCCCAAACTGATGGACTACCATTTTCCTAAGACTATTTACACATTTACCTTTCCAAAAGTGAACCCAGTCTGTTCAAAAAAGCATCTACCTTTTCTGGGAAAAGTTAAAGGGCATGTATGATATTCAAGACCACAAATGGACCAGCAAAAAAAGGGTTTAAagttctttttctccctccctgttgctcttgctctctctgcagTTCAACGACTGCAAGCAGAGGaggaagtaaaaaaattaaaacaacaaattctGGACAGGGACACCaagttgtgtgaatttgtggaCATAAAACAGGAACAAGGAAGGTAAggattatcattattattattattattattattattattaattgtatttgtatagcacctttcaagcaTAGAGTACAAAGAGCTTTCCAGAACAGATTAAAGAATAAggtacaaattaaaatgcaaggTAAAGCACAGTAAAAGTAagacacagtaaaaaaaaaaaaaaaaaaaaaaagataaaacagtAGCAATAAACCCCAGCAAGTAAACAGGAAAAAGCACAGCAAATAGCAACCAGTCATGACAGGAGGCAATTTtgtaaaaatcagtttttaggCTAGGTTCAAAAACAGAGGCTGTACCAGTAAACTAATATTATATGGAAGGCTGTTCCAGAGCCTAGGGGGTCATTGCAGCAAAGGTTTTATTACCTCTTGACTTTAACCTGGACTCTGGAACAGCCAAATATCCAAGGCTGGCAGAACCAAGAAGCCTCTGAGAACTATAGGAAGTTAAATATTCACTAATATACTCAAACCATGTAAAGCTCTGTATGTCAAGGAAACTTTAAAGTTGATTCTAAAAGCAACAGGCAACATTGAGGTGGTGtggcaaaaacattttctcctgATGAATAGATGTCTTTATTTTCAGCCCTGTATTCTCTCATGTTGCGTTGTCTTTGCTTTTCAGAAAGCTGTGTGGAGTTGCTGAGTCCCCAAAATAGAAGTTACAGGATTACATTTGAtgccctctctgtccccccttacacacacatacatgctcacacacacacacacaaacctactgTAACCTGcctatattttgaaataaaacgtTTTTAACTGACACTAATTCTGAACAGTCATATGTATGTTCTTTCTCAACTGATTTGGGTTTTTGCACTCATATATGGCATGGGAGAGAACTTGCATAGGAACAAGTAGACACAATATTGATAgtcaaaacagaaaagcagaaatgaagcagagagaagaaaaggaaagtaCTGaaacggagggaggggggatggtatatgtctttgtgttttaaaaggTCTTTAATGTCCTAGGTCAGCTCTAGTAAATGGTATTTTAATACAATCCAGTTTTTGCGGTAAGTGCTTCACATTTCTGATGTGTGCATGCTAAGGTGCTAGTCTTCTCCTGAACAGGTGTTCGGTATTTTGGAACAGCAGATGAGAACATGCCCAGTGTGTAATGTTTAGCAGCGTTGTGGCACAGTGCGTACCCATGTGTTGTTTTCAGGGCTCTGCCATCATTAGCTTTggcatggaaaaataaaattaatcgcTTGCATTCATACAGCTGAGCCAGTTTGGCCCACACAATAGAGGATCTGGGCTATCTCACAGCcaaacctgtctgtctgcattcTGTGCATTGACATTCAATTGCCTCATTCCCATTTCAATCCGTGATACATACTCAAAGCTCTACCTGAATCACTGCTACTGCAATTCCAGtttgatttaaaatacattttactggtACAGCATGGGTAAAACAtgaggaaataaaacattttctgttcctTTGGCTTTCAAATTCCGGTACATTATTGTGTTATATAGATAACCAATTACCAATTGCCAGCATCATAAAAACTGTGtctccatttttaaaactgatacATGAATAGAAAGCTTGGTTGTGGCCTTCTTTATATAATCTCGCGACTGCCTCAAGGTCCACTTGTTTGGTGTTATTCATTTAGGACCAAGAATATCTGAGTGTTATGAATTTGCACCTTCATTGTTGTGTTTATACCCAGACATACTGGCTTCTTTTTGAAAGTTTGTGTCAAAGTGTACTCTGGAATGACATTTCTGCAGACTAAGGCAGATTTTATCATGTATTGGGGAGAATGCACGTGCCGCTCTCAGCCATGTAAGCGCAGTGGTGGTAGTGGACTGGATTCATATGCTATTTAAGTCACATGCTTTGTTTTCACGCGTGAAAATTAtagttcacatttgaaaaagtcaatcacatgtgaaaatgtggaattcCCATGTGAAGGTACaaatttcacatgtgattttGTATCATGCTTTGTTTTCGAATGTGTGAATTGTAGTTCACGTaaaaaaagccaatcacatgtgGACATATGTTATTCCCTTGTGacccatatttttttcatatgtggAAAAGCCAATCACATGTCCAGTTCacaagacattttcttttcacatgtgaatattttaattcagacgtgaaaatgtaaaattcacatgtgaaattaacattttattagaAGTTTTATTAgaagtatgtgtgcatgagattCTAGGGTTTATATTCTTTGTTGGTAAAAGGCTTTTCCAATCAGGCCCAGTTCCATGGAATATTGCTTCTGCTCCTGTTCCAGAAGATACTGCAGTGCCACTCTGCGCACCTACAGGGGGAgacattattcattaatttcagtACAAGTGGAGACTGTACTGTGACGTGGTTTACTATACCACTactaaaataacatttcatacAAGCCAGTATCCAAGCCTTGGATTTATGTGATCCCAAAATAACAATATCATATAGATTCCAAATTAATTacgatacattacattaattatgtattgtaattaatacattaattcaCAATCCCGCTAATTCCAATCCAATCCATACTTACCTCACTTATGACCGATTCAGTAGGCTCAATATTAAGCAAATTTTCATGAAGAAGTTGATGAGCACCACAACATCCAACTCTCTTCATATTTTTCAAGGTCTTTCTCCCAGTTTTGGCCCATGCTCCttctcacaaacaaacacaatcacTCCACACATTCACCCACCATGGTCAGTGCTTTGTTCCCTAGCGTAGTCTCTCCCTCCAGTGTTAGTTGCATCCCTCTATCCCTTTGGGACTGAGCTGAATCTGCCTGGGCCTGGCACTCTGATTGCATCTTCTGAACAACTTCCCTTAGACTGTAAACAGGGTAAGGAGTCAGTACTGTGTTCAGGATTTGTGGTTTGCTGATAGTTTGACAAGCAAGGTAGTCCCCATATAATCAAGgactgaaacattacattacattgcaggctcTCACCCAGAGAGTATTATTCATACAACTATGCCTTTGTTTGAGGTCGTAGTCTCACAACACTACAGatttaaaggtttaaaaaaaaaaaaaaaaaaaaaaaaaaagcatcacacCTGTTGAGTTCTGTTACTGGCGCTGTCATCTCTGCGATTTTCTacaacaatgaagaaaaaaagaaaacttcacGGGCCAGATATAAAGCCAGGAATGATtgagattaaaatatttacactggCTAGATGAGCGAACTAGCCAGCTTTTACATTTGCGCTAGAGCTACGTTTACAAACTATCGACACCAAAGACACCTAACaaggtaaataaatattaaactttaTTAGTTTAGCTAGTTAAGTTCTCATTTGCACCGTGCATGACAAAAGCCGTCCTGTATCATCGGAAAGAGCACAAACGGCAATTGACAAGTCTCTTTACGTTAACTAGGGAGGTTTGTCAAACCGTTTTCATTCTAGCTAAGTTAGCGTAGTTGGCTAGCTATATGCAACGATCAGCAGTAGTTTTTTTACCAAGGCTAGCCACAGTGTGATGGGAATTAAAatattaacgttagctaactagtaACTTAGTCTACAGCAAGCAAATGTCACACTTGTAAAATATACAACGCTCATCAGTAGTACAGTTCAGGACTACAGCTAGCGAATGCGAACGTCTTATTATCATCTAGACTATTTAACGAGCTATCTAACGCTATATTATCTGTCCCAGTGGGTGACCGATTATTACCTTCGTCTGGGCCTTCTCTCTTCCTTGGACATGA
This window of the Anguilla anguilla isolate fAngAng1 chromosome 1, fAngAng1.pri, whole genome shotgun sequence genome carries:
- the zgc:174935 gene encoding neurofilament medium polypeptide; its protein translation is MKVSAVIIVISVTISITLAVFMYLKRNEEENIVKKATFMDIKVRVTHDVLGEYQSEAEKLQKSLDEGTKELEALNLALNTGQTEAKEKNAELQACQNDLKKIKDETVATEKDMKSDKLVKEKASWSKEIADLEKQLEQKSKVCDFVKKDSAEGMKLCGNPIPEPAKQEAPKAEAPKAEAPKAEAPKAVAPKAEAPKAEAPKAEAPKAEAPKAEAPKAVAPKPK
- the si:dkey-87o1.2 gene encoding uncharacterized protein si:dkey-87o1.2, translating into MRAVSALVLLCVGVLVVSSIQSIRQELSIQALRDHIEKAGSQVRKYEDAIVQAKLKIQEVNGHLSPINSKKAELAKKNQDMGKAGALVLKDIQECQTQKTEAESLMHDAFENLENSKVQRLQAEEEVKKLKQQILDRDTKLCEFVDIKQEQGRKLCGVAESPK